In Temnothorax longispinosus isolate EJ_2023e chromosome 2, Tlon_JGU_v1, whole genome shotgun sequence, one DNA window encodes the following:
- the Pip5k59b gene encoding phosphatidylinositol 4-phosphate 5-kinase type-1 alpha isoform X8 yields the protein MASGDNVDVIEVVETTSFPVPTQPAVDHLRPEQSIVEEDYKSTGEKITAFDSSIVQHGTTGGKAPAGVSRNKSERERKIGHRRVGVGGEITYKKIQTTQIMGSIQLGIQHAVGGLASKPERDLLMQDFMTVETTNFPHEGSNHTPAHHFSEFKFKNYAPIAFRYFRDLFGIQPDDFLMSMCSAPLRELSNPGASGSIFYLTDDDEFIIKTVQHKEGEFLQTLLPGYYMNLNQNPRTLLPKFFGLYCYRCNSKNVRLVAMNNLLPSSVKLHQKYDLKGSTYKRKASKGERSKSSPTYKDLDFIEHHPEGIFLEADTYGALVKTIQRDCRVLESFKIMDYSLLVGIHNLDQAAKEKAQEQRLSASADEEIDETGGESDGFIQSEREKQREDRIGAAALNRSRSINRQRLVAHSTAMESIQAESEPIDEEDDVPSGGIPARNARGERLLLFLGVIDILQSYRLKKKLEHTWKSMIHDGDTVSVHRPGFYAQRFQDFMAKTVFKKIPSLDLPEIKGNHRKFRNLVTSYIALKHSPSKRKSISRPLRPLEGDFDSTGGTLPSTCSTPPPPFDDAVRSNDQTLASGGHLQQGGATTILASSLSSAHSKQNKVVHHVTLTKTYHDTVSISDVHLESSGSGSGSGGRETRSSLSVESGGSSSRGGGGLTWTPPAGSAEGSTPTWTEGTPSFTESSSSGDIGCPTTPIKGNQRQDDGGRIAATVEEALASLTTEMRRTSEGGQHQLEQSTTFSLYRHIRTSLKRGSVNHVAIMRNMQRALNIRRAP from the exons ATGGCTTCGGGCGACAATGTGGACGTGATCGAGGTGGTCGAGACGACGAGCTTCCCCGTGCCGACGCAGCCCGCGGTGGATCACCTCAGGCCGGAGCAATCCATCGTCGAGGAGGACT ATAAATCGACCGGAGAGAAAATAACAGCATTTGAC AGCTCAATAGTACAACATGGTACGACAGGTGGCAAGGCCCCCGCGGGGGTATCGAGAAACAAATcggaacgagagagaaagattggGCATCGAAGAGTTGGAGTGGGAGGTGAAATCACATATAAGAAG atCCAAACGACACAAATTATGGGATCTATTCAATTGGGTATACAGCATGCTGTTGGTGGTCTTGCGAGTAAACCGGAACGCGATTTATTAATGCAAGACTTTATGACGGTGGAGACAACGAACTTTCCCCATGAAGGATCAAATCATACTCCGGCCCATCATTTCTCggagtttaaatttaaaaactatgcaCCCATTGCATTTCGTTACTTTAGAGATCTCTTTGGCATTCAACCAGATGATTTTTTG ATGTCAATGTGTAGTGCACCACTGCGCGAGTTATCAAATCCTGGCGCTAGTGGGAGTATCTTTTATCTAACGGATGATGATGAATTTATCATAAAGACTGTACAACATAAAGAAGGAGAGTTTTTGCAAACTCTACTTCCAGGATATTATATG AATCTAAATCAGAATCCAAGAACGTTATTGCCAAAGTTTTTTGGATTGTATTGCTATCGGTGTAATAGTAAAAATGTTAGATTAGTTGCTATGAATAATCTTTTACCTTCATctgtaaaattacatcaaaaaTATGATTTGAAAGGGTCTACATACAAGAGAAAG GCATCAAAAGGAGAACGTTCGAAGTCTTCACCAACGTATAAAGACCTAGATTTCATAGAGCATCATCCAGAGGGTATCTTTTTAGAAGCTGATACATATGGTGCATTAGTAAAAACTATTCAACGGGATTGTCGTGTATTAgaaagtttcaaaattatggattatTCTTTACTTGTTGGAATCCATAATCTTGACCAGGCTGCAAAAGAAAAAGCT caAGAACAAAGATTATCGGCAAGTGCCGATGAAGAAATTGATGAAACGGGTGGCGAAAGTGATGGATTCATTCAAtctgagagagaaaaacagaGAGAGGATAGAATAGGCGCTGCCGCTTTAAATCGATCACGCAGTATAAATCGTCAACGGTTGGTTGCTCATAGTACAGCGATGGAGAGTATTCAGGCTGAGAGCGAACCAATAGATGAAGAGGATGACGTACC TTCAGGTGGCATTCCTGCCAGAAACGCACGTGGTGAACGTCTTTTATTGTTCCTTGGCGTTATCGACATTTTGCAAAGCTACAggttaaaaaagaaactggAACATACGTGGAAATCAATGATACATGACGGG gACACTGTATCAGTACATCGGCCAGGATTTTATGCGCAACGCTTTCAGGATTTCATGGCCAAGACagtatttaagaaaatacCATCAC TGGACCTGCCTGAGATTAAGGGGAATCACCGCAAATTCCGTAACCTCGTCACCAGCTATATAG CCTTGAAACATTCCCCGTCGAAGAGGAAAAGTATAAGCAGACCACTGAGGCCGTTGGAGGGTGACTTCGATTCAACCG GTGGCACCCTTCCTTCCACCTGCTCCACCCCGCCCCCGCCCTTTGACGATGCAGTCCGCTCGAACGACCAAACCCTGGCTTCCGGTGGTCACCTTCAGCAAGGCGGCGCGACCACCATCCTCGCGAGCAGTCTCTCCTCTGCTCATTCCAAACAAAATAAGGTTGTTCATCACGTTACCCTCACCAAGACGTATCACGACACTGTAAG CATATCGGACGTGCATTTGGAGAGTAGCGGtagcggcagcggcagcggcggtaGGGAAACCAGGTCGTCGCTGAGCGTCGAGAGCGGCGGCAGCAGCAGCCGAGGTGGCGGCGGTCTCACGTGGACCCCACCGGCCGGAAGTGCCGAGGGCTCGACGCCCACGTGGACCGAGGGCACACCGTCCTTCACCGAGAGCTCCAGCAGCGGCGACATAG GTTGCCCGACGACGCCAATCAAGGGTAATCAACGTCAGGATGACGGTGGAAGGATCGCGGCCACTGTGGAGGAGGCCCTAGCGAGTCTCACGACTGAGATG
- the Pip5k59b gene encoding phosphatidylinositol 4-phosphate 5-kinase type-1 alpha isoform X9 — MASGDNVDVIEVVETTSFPVPTQPAVDHLRPEQSIVEEDYKSTGEKITAFDSSIVQHGTTGGKAPAGVSRNKSERERKIGHRRVGVGGEITYKKIQTTQIMGSIQLGIQHAVGGLASKPERDLLMQDFMTVETTNFPHEGSNHTPAHHFSEFKFKNYAPIAFRYFRDLFGIQPDDFLMSMCSAPLRELSNPGASGSIFYLTDDDEFIIKTVQHKEGEFLQTLLPGYYMNLNQNPRTLLPKFFGLYCYRCNSKNVRLVAMNNLLPSSVKLHQKYDLKGSTYKRKASKGERSKSSPTYKDLDFIEHHPEGIFLEADTYGALVKTIQRDCRVLESFKIMDYSLLVGIHNLDQAAKEKAQEQRLSASADEEIDETGGESDGFIQSEREKQREDRIGAAALNRSRSINRQRLVAHSTAMESIQAESEPIDEEDDVPSGGIPARNARGERLLLFLGVIDILQSYRLKKKLEHTWKSMIHDGDTVSVHRPGFYAQRFQDFMAKTVFKKIPSPLKHSPSKRKSISRPLRPLEGDFDSTGGTLPSTCSTPPPPFDDAVRSNDQTLASGGHLQQGGATTILASSLSSAHSKQNKVVHHVTLTKTYHDTVSISDVHLESSGSGSGSGGRETRSSLSVESGGSSSRGGGGLTWTPPAGSAEGSTPTWTEGTPSFTESSSSGDIGCPTTPIKGNQRQDDGGRIAATVEEALASLTTEMRRTSEGGQHQLEQSTTFSLYRHIRTSLKRGSVNHVAIMRNMQRALNIRRAP, encoded by the exons ATGGCTTCGGGCGACAATGTGGACGTGATCGAGGTGGTCGAGACGACGAGCTTCCCCGTGCCGACGCAGCCCGCGGTGGATCACCTCAGGCCGGAGCAATCCATCGTCGAGGAGGACT ATAAATCGACCGGAGAGAAAATAACAGCATTTGAC AGCTCAATAGTACAACATGGTACGACAGGTGGCAAGGCCCCCGCGGGGGTATCGAGAAACAAATcggaacgagagagaaagattggGCATCGAAGAGTTGGAGTGGGAGGTGAAATCACATATAAGAAG atCCAAACGACACAAATTATGGGATCTATTCAATTGGGTATACAGCATGCTGTTGGTGGTCTTGCGAGTAAACCGGAACGCGATTTATTAATGCAAGACTTTATGACGGTGGAGACAACGAACTTTCCCCATGAAGGATCAAATCATACTCCGGCCCATCATTTCTCggagtttaaatttaaaaactatgcaCCCATTGCATTTCGTTACTTTAGAGATCTCTTTGGCATTCAACCAGATGATTTTTTG ATGTCAATGTGTAGTGCACCACTGCGCGAGTTATCAAATCCTGGCGCTAGTGGGAGTATCTTTTATCTAACGGATGATGATGAATTTATCATAAAGACTGTACAACATAAAGAAGGAGAGTTTTTGCAAACTCTACTTCCAGGATATTATATG AATCTAAATCAGAATCCAAGAACGTTATTGCCAAAGTTTTTTGGATTGTATTGCTATCGGTGTAATAGTAAAAATGTTAGATTAGTTGCTATGAATAATCTTTTACCTTCATctgtaaaattacatcaaaaaTATGATTTGAAAGGGTCTACATACAAGAGAAAG GCATCAAAAGGAGAACGTTCGAAGTCTTCACCAACGTATAAAGACCTAGATTTCATAGAGCATCATCCAGAGGGTATCTTTTTAGAAGCTGATACATATGGTGCATTAGTAAAAACTATTCAACGGGATTGTCGTGTATTAgaaagtttcaaaattatggattatTCTTTACTTGTTGGAATCCATAATCTTGACCAGGCTGCAAAAGAAAAAGCT caAGAACAAAGATTATCGGCAAGTGCCGATGAAGAAATTGATGAAACGGGTGGCGAAAGTGATGGATTCATTCAAtctgagagagaaaaacagaGAGAGGATAGAATAGGCGCTGCCGCTTTAAATCGATCACGCAGTATAAATCGTCAACGGTTGGTTGCTCATAGTACAGCGATGGAGAGTATTCAGGCTGAGAGCGAACCAATAGATGAAGAGGATGACGTACC TTCAGGTGGCATTCCTGCCAGAAACGCACGTGGTGAACGTCTTTTATTGTTCCTTGGCGTTATCGACATTTTGCAAAGCTACAggttaaaaaagaaactggAACATACGTGGAAATCAATGATACATGACGGG gACACTGTATCAGTACATCGGCCAGGATTTTATGCGCAACGCTTTCAGGATTTCATGGCCAAGACagtatttaagaaaatacCATCAC CCTTGAAACATTCCCCGTCGAAGAGGAAAAGTATAAGCAGACCACTGAGGCCGTTGGAGGGTGACTTCGATTCAACCG GTGGCACCCTTCCTTCCACCTGCTCCACCCCGCCCCCGCCCTTTGACGATGCAGTCCGCTCGAACGACCAAACCCTGGCTTCCGGTGGTCACCTTCAGCAAGGCGGCGCGACCACCATCCTCGCGAGCAGTCTCTCCTCTGCTCATTCCAAACAAAATAAGGTTGTTCATCACGTTACCCTCACCAAGACGTATCACGACACTGTAAG CATATCGGACGTGCATTTGGAGAGTAGCGGtagcggcagcggcagcggcggtaGGGAAACCAGGTCGTCGCTGAGCGTCGAGAGCGGCGGCAGCAGCAGCCGAGGTGGCGGCGGTCTCACGTGGACCCCACCGGCCGGAAGTGCCGAGGGCTCGACGCCCACGTGGACCGAGGGCACACCGTCCTTCACCGAGAGCTCCAGCAGCGGCGACATAG GTTGCCCGACGACGCCAATCAAGGGTAATCAACGTCAGGATGACGGTGGAAGGATCGCGGCCACTGTGGAGGAGGCCCTAGCGAGTCTCACGACTGAGATG
- the Pip5k59b gene encoding phosphatidylinositol 4-phosphate 5-kinase type-1 sktl isoform X6, translating to MASGDNVDVIEVVETTSFPVPTQPAVDHLRPEQSIVEEDYKSTGEKITAFDSSIVQHGTTGGKAPAGVSRNKSERERKIGHRRVGVGGEITYKKIQTTQIMGSIQLGIQHAVGGLASKPERDLLMQDFMTVETTNFPHEGSNHTPAHHFSEFKFKNYAPIAFRYFRDLFGIQPDDFLMSMCSAPLRELSNPGASGSIFYLTDDDEFIIKTVQHKEGEFLQTLLPGYYMNLNQNPRTLLPKFFGLYCYRCNSKNVRLVAMNNLLPSSVKLHQKYDLKGSTYKRKASKGERSKSSPTYKDLDFIEHHPEGIFLEADTYGALVKTIQRDCRVLESFKIMDYSLLVGIHNLDQAAKEKAQEQRLSASADEEIDETGGESDGFIQSEREKQREDRIGAAALNRSRSINRQRLVAHSTAMESIQAESEPIDEEDDVPSGGIPARNARGERLLLFLGVIDILQSYRLKKKLEHTWKSMIHDGDTVSVHRPGFYAQRFQDFMAKTVFKKIPSLDLPEIKGNHRKFRNLVTSYIALKHSPSKRKSISRPLRPLEGDFDSTAVAATGGSAMHATSPTKAAVSPPDPAISAANAAASVPIATSTPVNLAAGPLSPPPLTLAAGQGPHHEHPPGTAPTVKVASYPAVLKGRSAASPPNPNLVPSGKVPPPVPPRGTGASRTGRSSEDHRAAGTAASTTSSVSSSSRGGTLPSTCSTPPPPFDDAVRSNDQTLASGGHLQQGGATTILASSLSSAHSKQNKVVHHVTLTKTYHDTVSISDVHLESSGSGSGSGGRETRSSLSVESGGSSSRGGGGLTWTPPAGSAEGSTPTWTEGTPSFTESSSSGDIGCPTTPIKGNQRQDDGGRIAATVEEALASLTTEMTHL from the exons ATGGCTTCGGGCGACAATGTGGACGTGATCGAGGTGGTCGAGACGACGAGCTTCCCCGTGCCGACGCAGCCCGCGGTGGATCACCTCAGGCCGGAGCAATCCATCGTCGAGGAGGACT ATAAATCGACCGGAGAGAAAATAACAGCATTTGAC AGCTCAATAGTACAACATGGTACGACAGGTGGCAAGGCCCCCGCGGGGGTATCGAGAAACAAATcggaacgagagagaaagattggGCATCGAAGAGTTGGAGTGGGAGGTGAAATCACATATAAGAAG atCCAAACGACACAAATTATGGGATCTATTCAATTGGGTATACAGCATGCTGTTGGTGGTCTTGCGAGTAAACCGGAACGCGATTTATTAATGCAAGACTTTATGACGGTGGAGACAACGAACTTTCCCCATGAAGGATCAAATCATACTCCGGCCCATCATTTCTCggagtttaaatttaaaaactatgcaCCCATTGCATTTCGTTACTTTAGAGATCTCTTTGGCATTCAACCAGATGATTTTTTG ATGTCAATGTGTAGTGCACCACTGCGCGAGTTATCAAATCCTGGCGCTAGTGGGAGTATCTTTTATCTAACGGATGATGATGAATTTATCATAAAGACTGTACAACATAAAGAAGGAGAGTTTTTGCAAACTCTACTTCCAGGATATTATATG AATCTAAATCAGAATCCAAGAACGTTATTGCCAAAGTTTTTTGGATTGTATTGCTATCGGTGTAATAGTAAAAATGTTAGATTAGTTGCTATGAATAATCTTTTACCTTCATctgtaaaattacatcaaaaaTATGATTTGAAAGGGTCTACATACAAGAGAAAG GCATCAAAAGGAGAACGTTCGAAGTCTTCACCAACGTATAAAGACCTAGATTTCATAGAGCATCATCCAGAGGGTATCTTTTTAGAAGCTGATACATATGGTGCATTAGTAAAAACTATTCAACGGGATTGTCGTGTATTAgaaagtttcaaaattatggattatTCTTTACTTGTTGGAATCCATAATCTTGACCAGGCTGCAAAAGAAAAAGCT caAGAACAAAGATTATCGGCAAGTGCCGATGAAGAAATTGATGAAACGGGTGGCGAAAGTGATGGATTCATTCAAtctgagagagaaaaacagaGAGAGGATAGAATAGGCGCTGCCGCTTTAAATCGATCACGCAGTATAAATCGTCAACGGTTGGTTGCTCATAGTACAGCGATGGAGAGTATTCAGGCTGAGAGCGAACCAATAGATGAAGAGGATGACGTACC TTCAGGTGGCATTCCTGCCAGAAACGCACGTGGTGAACGTCTTTTATTGTTCCTTGGCGTTATCGACATTTTGCAAAGCTACAggttaaaaaagaaactggAACATACGTGGAAATCAATGATACATGACGGG gACACTGTATCAGTACATCGGCCAGGATTTTATGCGCAACGCTTTCAGGATTTCATGGCCAAGACagtatttaagaaaatacCATCAC TGGACCTGCCTGAGATTAAGGGGAATCACCGCAAATTCCGTAACCTCGTCACCAGCTATATAG CCTTGAAACATTCCCCGTCGAAGAGGAAAAGTATAAGCAGACCACTGAGGCCGTTGGAGGGTGACTTCGATTCAACCG CGGTGGCGGCGACTGGAGGTTCGGCAATGCATGCTACGTCACCTACGAAGGCCG CAGTTAGCCCGCCCGATCCTGCGATCAGCGCGGCGAACGCGGCGGCTTCGGTGCCGATCGCCACCTCCACCCCGGTTAACCTTGCTGCCGGTCCGCTGAGCCCGCCCCCGTTGACCTTAGCCGCCGGTCAAGGTCCGCATCACGAGCATCCGCCCGGGACCGCACCAACGGTCAAGGTCGCAAGCTATCCGGCCGTGCTGAAGGGTAGAAGCGCGGCCAGTCCGCCGAACCCGAACCTGGTACCGTCCGGCAAAGTCCCACCGCCGGTGCCGCCGCGGGGCACGGGCGCCTCGAGGACCGGCAGATCCTCCGAGGATCACCGGGCGGCCGGCACCGCCGCCTCGACGACGTCGTCGGTGTCTTCCTCCAGCCGAG GTGGCACCCTTCCTTCCACCTGCTCCACCCCGCCCCCGCCCTTTGACGATGCAGTCCGCTCGAACGACCAAACCCTGGCTTCCGGTGGTCACCTTCAGCAAGGCGGCGCGACCACCATCCTCGCGAGCAGTCTCTCCTCTGCTCATTCCAAACAAAATAAGGTTGTTCATCACGTTACCCTCACCAAGACGTATCACGACACTGTAAG CATATCGGACGTGCATTTGGAGAGTAGCGGtagcggcagcggcagcggcggtaGGGAAACCAGGTCGTCGCTGAGCGTCGAGAGCGGCGGCAGCAGCAGCCGAGGTGGCGGCGGTCTCACGTGGACCCCACCGGCCGGAAGTGCCGAGGGCTCGACGCCCACGTGGACCGAGGGCACACCGTCCTTCACCGAGAGCTCCAGCAGCGGCGACATAG GTTGCCCGACGACGCCAATCAAGGGTAATCAACGTCAGGATGACGGTGGAAGGATCGCGGCCACTGTGGAGGAGGCCCTAGCGAGTCTCACGACTGAGATG
- the Pip5k59b gene encoding uncharacterized protein Pip5k59b isoform X2, with product MASGDNVDVIEVVETTSFPVPTQPAVDHLRPEQSIVEEDYKSTGEKITAFDSSIVQHGTTGGKAPAGVSRNKSERERKIGHRRVGVGGEITYKKIQTTQIMGSIQLGIQHAVGGLASKPERDLLMQDFMTVETTNFPHEGSNHTPAHHFSEFKFKNYAPIAFRYFRDLFGIQPDDFLMSMCSAPLRELSNPGASGSIFYLTDDDEFIIKTVQHKEGEFLQTLLPGYYMNLNQNPRTLLPKFFGLYCYRCNSKNVRLVAMNNLLPSSVKLHQKYDLKGSTYKRKASKGERSKSSPTYKDLDFIEHHPEGIFLEADTYGALVKTIQRDCRVLESFKIMDYSLLVGIHNLDQAAKEKAQEQRLSASADEEIDETGGESDGFIQSEREKQREDRIGAAALNRSRSINRQRLVAHSTAMESIQAESEPIDEEDDVPSGGIPARNARGERLLLFLGVIDILQSYRLKKKLEHTWKSMIHDGDTVSVHRPGFYAQRFQDFMAKTVFKKIPSLDLPEIKGNHRKFRNLVTSYIALKHSPSKRKSISRPLRPLEGDFDSTAVAATGGSAMHATSPTKAVSPPDPAISAANAAASVPIATSTPVNLAAGPLSPPPLTLAAGQGPHHEHPPGTAPTVKVASYPAVLKGRSAASPPNPNLVPSGKVPPPVPPRGTGASRTGRSSEDHRAAGTAASTTSSVSSSSRGGTLPSTCSTPPPPFDDAVRSNDQTLASGGHLQQGGATTILASSLSSAHSKQNKVVHHVTLTKTYHDTVSISDVHLESSGSGSGSGGRETRSSLSVESGGSSSRGGGGLTWTPPAGSAEGSTPTWTEGTPSFTESSSSGDIGCPTTPIKGNQRQDDGGRIAATVEEALASLTTEMRRTSEGGQHQLEQSTTFSLYRHIRTSLKRGSVNHVAIMRNMQRALNIRRAP from the exons ATGGCTTCGGGCGACAATGTGGACGTGATCGAGGTGGTCGAGACGACGAGCTTCCCCGTGCCGACGCAGCCCGCGGTGGATCACCTCAGGCCGGAGCAATCCATCGTCGAGGAGGACT ATAAATCGACCGGAGAGAAAATAACAGCATTTGAC AGCTCAATAGTACAACATGGTACGACAGGTGGCAAGGCCCCCGCGGGGGTATCGAGAAACAAATcggaacgagagagaaagattggGCATCGAAGAGTTGGAGTGGGAGGTGAAATCACATATAAGAAG atCCAAACGACACAAATTATGGGATCTATTCAATTGGGTATACAGCATGCTGTTGGTGGTCTTGCGAGTAAACCGGAACGCGATTTATTAATGCAAGACTTTATGACGGTGGAGACAACGAACTTTCCCCATGAAGGATCAAATCATACTCCGGCCCATCATTTCTCggagtttaaatttaaaaactatgcaCCCATTGCATTTCGTTACTTTAGAGATCTCTTTGGCATTCAACCAGATGATTTTTTG ATGTCAATGTGTAGTGCACCACTGCGCGAGTTATCAAATCCTGGCGCTAGTGGGAGTATCTTTTATCTAACGGATGATGATGAATTTATCATAAAGACTGTACAACATAAAGAAGGAGAGTTTTTGCAAACTCTACTTCCAGGATATTATATG AATCTAAATCAGAATCCAAGAACGTTATTGCCAAAGTTTTTTGGATTGTATTGCTATCGGTGTAATAGTAAAAATGTTAGATTAGTTGCTATGAATAATCTTTTACCTTCATctgtaaaattacatcaaaaaTATGATTTGAAAGGGTCTACATACAAGAGAAAG GCATCAAAAGGAGAACGTTCGAAGTCTTCACCAACGTATAAAGACCTAGATTTCATAGAGCATCATCCAGAGGGTATCTTTTTAGAAGCTGATACATATGGTGCATTAGTAAAAACTATTCAACGGGATTGTCGTGTATTAgaaagtttcaaaattatggattatTCTTTACTTGTTGGAATCCATAATCTTGACCAGGCTGCAAAAGAAAAAGCT caAGAACAAAGATTATCGGCAAGTGCCGATGAAGAAATTGATGAAACGGGTGGCGAAAGTGATGGATTCATTCAAtctgagagagaaaaacagaGAGAGGATAGAATAGGCGCTGCCGCTTTAAATCGATCACGCAGTATAAATCGTCAACGGTTGGTTGCTCATAGTACAGCGATGGAGAGTATTCAGGCTGAGAGCGAACCAATAGATGAAGAGGATGACGTACC TTCAGGTGGCATTCCTGCCAGAAACGCACGTGGTGAACGTCTTTTATTGTTCCTTGGCGTTATCGACATTTTGCAAAGCTACAggttaaaaaagaaactggAACATACGTGGAAATCAATGATACATGACGGG gACACTGTATCAGTACATCGGCCAGGATTTTATGCGCAACGCTTTCAGGATTTCATGGCCAAGACagtatttaagaaaatacCATCAC TGGACCTGCCTGAGATTAAGGGGAATCACCGCAAATTCCGTAACCTCGTCACCAGCTATATAG CCTTGAAACATTCCCCGTCGAAGAGGAAAAGTATAAGCAGACCACTGAGGCCGTTGGAGGGTGACTTCGATTCAACCG CGGTGGCGGCGACTGGAGGTTCGGCAATGCATGCTACGTCACCTACGAAGGCCG TTAGCCCGCCCGATCCTGCGATCAGCGCGGCGAACGCGGCGGCTTCGGTGCCGATCGCCACCTCCACCCCGGTTAACCTTGCTGCCGGTCCGCTGAGCCCGCCCCCGTTGACCTTAGCCGCCGGTCAAGGTCCGCATCACGAGCATCCGCCCGGGACCGCACCAACGGTCAAGGTCGCAAGCTATCCGGCCGTGCTGAAGGGTAGAAGCGCGGCCAGTCCGCCGAACCCGAACCTGGTACCGTCCGGCAAAGTCCCACCGCCGGTGCCGCCGCGGGGCACGGGCGCCTCGAGGACCGGCAGATCCTCCGAGGATCACCGGGCGGCCGGCACCGCCGCCTCGACGACGTCGTCGGTGTCTTCCTCCAGCCGAG GTGGCACCCTTCCTTCCACCTGCTCCACCCCGCCCCCGCCCTTTGACGATGCAGTCCGCTCGAACGACCAAACCCTGGCTTCCGGTGGTCACCTTCAGCAAGGCGGCGCGACCACCATCCTCGCGAGCAGTCTCTCCTCTGCTCATTCCAAACAAAATAAGGTTGTTCATCACGTTACCCTCACCAAGACGTATCACGACACTGTAAG CATATCGGACGTGCATTTGGAGAGTAGCGGtagcggcagcggcagcggcggtaGGGAAACCAGGTCGTCGCTGAGCGTCGAGAGCGGCGGCAGCAGCAGCCGAGGTGGCGGCGGTCTCACGTGGACCCCACCGGCCGGAAGTGCCGAGGGCTCGACGCCCACGTGGACCGAGGGCACACCGTCCTTCACCGAGAGCTCCAGCAGCGGCGACATAG GTTGCCCGACGACGCCAATCAAGGGTAATCAACGTCAGGATGACGGTGGAAGGATCGCGGCCACTGTGGAGGAGGCCCTAGCGAGTCTCACGACTGAGATG